The nucleotide sequence AGATGAATATGGTGCTCTGGGGACTGGAATTCCATATCAGGAGGGTGCAAACTACAACCATGAAAAATCTCTCTCACAGACGAAGATAAAAGATGGAATGTCAGACTGTCTTCCACATGGATCACCTTGCATGCCAGTACAtactatttttattttaaaaagtgtGGAGGATACCTTAGCTCACACACAGTCATTTCTAATCCATTCCAGTTAAGTAAAAGTGCTGTCATATCATTGTATGATTCCAGTTACAGATGACATTGGTCATTTATATTAAAACAATGATCATATTTTTCTGTAAGATCTACACTGTGATGTTAAATATTCTCTGCAGCAACAGGTTTTCAATCCATCAGGGGTTGGCAAGCATCAACATTCAGAATAAAAGCAAACACTTTataaagaattttttaaaaatcacattgGCAAGTCTTATTGGATTGGACTAAACAAATGATATATTGCGCCAAAGCAGCCAATTTTACATTAGAAAAAAGGAACAGAAAGAATGAACTGTGAATGACTCAAGGAAATTATTAGTGCTGGCTGACTTAGAAATTCACTCAGTTCAGTTGCAAATAACATGCTTCTGAATTCCTGTATAAATCCACATAAAATAAATTTTACAGTGATTTGATACCAAATAATACATTTTAAGAAGTAGATGAAAATACAGATTTTATATTTTTTTCAATGCATTGGTTTTTCATTCTGATTCCCCCTTTAATTTTCTTCTGTCCCACGCAAACAAGCAATGCATCGTACTTTTgactttttatttgtttttttctcTTTTCCTTTCCTCTGTCGGTTCCCAAAAATGTTTAAAGTATCAAAACATTTCTTGTTTCTGAATTTTGCCTTTCCATTTTCTGTCTCTGGCGACTCTTCAATGTTATTTTCTTGTAAATCTGAGTTATTCCCCTTTTGTTTCTTTGATGTTTTTTTCACAGATGTTTGTTTTCTCCTTCCTTCCTCTTTCTTTGTCTCTGCTAACAAAGCTTTTTTCTCTTCCTCTTGGCTTTGGCTTTCTTTTTCACTTATATTCTGATTCTCTCCCATTTTTGAATGATATTCATTTTGTTCCACACCTATTTGCTCTTTATATCCCGGGGGTTGTTCGATTTCTATTAGGTGTAATCCCTTGCTTTGCCTGGTTTGTTCCATTCTTTTCTGTTCCTCTTTTTctaccttgttttttttttgtcctATTGTGTGCTTATTTTCCTCTACTGTCCTTTTATCTTCCATCTTTTCTGTTTGAACATATAGGTGTTTTTCTTCTGTTTCATTTTCCTCTTTAATATTCTTTTCATCTGCATAATTTTCCATGAGCTCTTCCTTTAATTCTGCATTATCTCCAGTCAGAGATTCATACAAATTTAATGTATTTTCCTCCATTACACTTTTTATTTCAGTGGCATTCCTGTTTTCCTTTTCCGTACCTGTTACATTCTCTACTGCTTTCCCCTCGCTGTCTTTTAGGTGTCCAACATTCTCCTTTTCTCTCATAACATTTTCTGTGCTACCTATTTGACACTGCCCTCCTTGTGCTTTCTCACTTGTAACCATTTCTTCTATTTCAGTGCTCTTTTCTTTCATAGCCATTCCACTTTCTTTCACAACATCCATTTCTTGTGACTGCCTTTCCTTTTCCTTCATTGCACACTTGCTCTTTTCTATTCCTCCCATTGTCTCATTCCCCTCTTTTGCTTCTGTTGCATTCTTTTCTGCGGGATCTTCTAAATTTTGGGCGGGAGGTTGATTGCCTTTTCCATCTCCCATTCCTCCCAGTTCAGGACTTCCATTTTCATCTCTCATTGTCATTGGTTGATTTGATTCTTTTACGTCATCTACATTATCCCCTTTTTTTGGAAAAATGACAATGAtaaacaatgtaaataatcctattTACAACAACTACAGTTACAATGCAAAGAAGTTATTTTAAGATGGTCGTCAAAAAAGGAAATACTGTTTATCGGTGAACTATCGCAGCTTGCAAAATAGAGGTCAATTTTAACCCTATCCTCCCGGCAGAAACTGAGCAGGTTAGTTAACGCTCGGAACTCGCTCCTTTTCCTCTGCCTGCGATCTTAACCTGCGAGGCTCTGCAGGCAGCTGAGGTGCCTGCCTATAGCAGGTGGGGTCTCATGAATTTATGCAACTAGGGGTCCAATTACCTCAATAGGATCCCGACTGCTTTTTAACCCGAGCGAGGAAGCTGCAGCGGCTCTCTCGCCAGGTGAAAGCAGGTTTGGTTTCTGTCGGGAAGGGTGAAGAGGTCTTCCAAGGTAAGTAGAAAAACTCTCTTTTGTGGGATCAAGAGGAGCAGGAGACCCTCCTGTGAGACCCTCCCAAATCTCTCTCCTTGTGACATACCTGCTTGCTGGTAAGACTTCCTTTGCTTCCAGCTAGTGGCTTCTAGACACACAAAGGTCCTCGCCAACCCACAGGCCAGTAGTCGCTTTCCGCCCATTATGAGCAGGCAGCTGACCAGTGGCATGTAGGcaaggcccgggagttaaaatacccTGAACCTCAAACTGAGGCCACTGAGTGCATTTTGTACTTGCCCCTAAAACCCACGGTGGTTCAAATTAACCCCAAGGACTGAATCATGAGACTATGAGCAGAATATCTGAGCAAGTGCTATTCCTCACCTTACAACTGTACATATTGACGGAATTCATTGGCTTTTTATAAACCATGATGCAAATGTGTGCAAATATTTATCTCACTGAAATGCAGTTGGACCTGTTCTGCTCCTGATAATTCAAAGTGGGTTGCTGAACAACTGACACAATCAATTAGAGATACCTCAGTACTTACACATTCCTCTCAAACCCAAAATAACTCATTGTTAGGAATAAAGACAACATTATTCACGTAACACGCATCATGCAACATCGGCTGTGGGATGTAGTGATGTCATTCTTCAGACATAATCTTCTTTCTCAGAGATTATTTACTGTCCAGAATCCAATAATTTAACAAGTTACTGTATTATCAAAACCTTCAAATTCAAAACTTGGAGGAAGAAAAAATAAGTGAAAAATATGTAAATGGCACTAATTGCACTGCAGCCTAATTTGGAATTTAGTTTCTGTACAATTTGTACCATGCATGCAATAAAATATTAATAAACTGCTGTACAATATAATCAAATAAGTTGACGAGTGTATTACTAATGAAATACACCATTTAATTTTGACATAAAATTGAGAGCACAGATCATTTCCCCATTTTAATTTATTATTTTAGTAACTCATGCCAAGAGCTGTACTGGTATATGAATTTGAATGGAACACCTCCTTATATTTGAAAAATCATGTATGAGGCCTTGATGCATGCTTTAATTTGCTGAATACAATTTGATCAATACCATATCAGAATGTAGGGCTCTATTTACCTAGATTGCTGTTTCCCTCCTCCTTCCTGTACTTTAACATGTATGCTGTAGATGAACTGTGGTAAAAATGCATAAATTGTTAAAAGTTAGTTCTTATCTTACATTTAATGTTCTAAAAATCTTCTGGGGTTAATGTAGCAAGCAAACTAAGGGATAATGAAGACAACGTAATCAGAAACTCAGTTACACAACACTACCTTTTACAAGCCATGCCTGATGTGCTGACGGTACTGCCATGGCCTGCTCCAGAAATGAAGTCTTCCATCTGTAAAAGTAATCAGTCTATTAATTTCTGTTTTAATGTAGGATAAAGGATTTTATTCCAAACAACGCAGAACTCTTTTTCACTAAGAAATTGTGCAAAAGCACTGGCACAAAAATTATAggactctcggggggggggggggggggcgggggggggggggcggggggctggtgGGCGGAGATGGAGGGAGGCACGAAGATTGGGGCAAAATCTAAAATCTCAGGGTTTCCGCGCCTTTTCGACTGCGTGACAAATTCTGATCCAGGGACGTAGGTGCTTCTTCTGCCTTTACATACTGCCAGTAGTCTGGGGCATTCCGAGGAAACCTACCAGATGCACATCTGACTGCCTTTCCTTCTCCTTCATTCCACACTTGCTCTTTTCTATTCCTCCCATTGTCTCATTCCCTTCTTTTGCTTCTGTTGCATTCTCTTCTGCGAAATCTTCTAAATTTTGGGCGGGAGGTTGATTACTTTGTTCAAGATAATGATTGCCTTCTCCATCTCCCATTGCTCCCAGTTCAGGACTTCCATTTTCATCTCTCACTGTCATTGGTTGGTTTGATTCTTTTACGTCATCTACATTATCCCCTTTTTTTGGAAAAATGACAATGAtaaacaatgtaaataatcctattTACAACAACTACAGTTACAATGCAAAGAAGTTATTTTAAGATGGTCGTCAAAAAAGGAAATACTGTTTATCGGTGAACTATCGCAGCTTGCAAAATAGAGGTCAATTTTAACCCTATCCTCCCGGCAGAAACTGAGCAGGTTAGTTAACGCTCGGAACTCGCTCCTTTTCCTCTGCCTGCGATCTTAACCTGCGAGGCTCTGCAGGCAGCTGAGGTGCCTGCCTATAGCAGGTGGGGTCTCATGAATTTATGCAACTAGGGGTCCAATTACCTCAATAGGATCCCGACTGCTTTTTAACCCGAGCGAGGAAGCTGCAGCGGCTCTCTCGCCAGGTGAAAGCAGGTTTGGTTTCTGTCGGGAAGGGTGAAGAGGTCTTCCAAGGTAAGTAGAAAAATTCTCTTTTGTGGGATCAAGAGGAGCAGGAGACCCTCCTGTGAGACCCTCCCAAATCTCCCTCCTTGTGACATACCTGCTTGCTGGTAAGACTTCCTTTGCTGCCAGCTAGCGGCTTCTAGACACACAAAGGTCCTCGCCAACCCACAGGCCAGTAGTCGCTTTCCGCCCATTATGAGCAGGCAGCTGACCAGTGGCATGTAGGcaaggcccgggagttaaaatacccTGAACCTCAAACTGAGGCCACTGAGTGCATTTTGTACTTGCCCCTAAAACCCACGGTGGTTCAAATTAACCCCAAGGACTGAATCACGAGATGATTAGCAGAATATCTGAGCAAGTGCTATTCCTCACCTTACAACTGTACATAGTGACATAATTCATTGGCTTTTTACAAACCATGATGCAAATGTGTGCAAATATTTATCTCACTGAAAAGCAGTTGGATCtgttctgctcctgctcctgctgaaCAACTGACACAATCAATTAGAGATACCTCAGTACTTACACATTCCTCTCAAACCCAAAGTAACTCATTGTTAGGAATAAAGACAACATTATTCATGTAACTTGCATCATGCAACATCGGCTGTGGAATGTagtaattgtaaagtcctgtcccctcagtacagattcacacgaggcatgtagtgaagtcaaggtcactctggacctgcacctttatttcacagttctggaatgctgcacctgcctgagacctgtccttatatatctgtctcttgcaagtgcacccctggtggtaagttatgctggtggttacaggtcatatcttattacattcatgtatagcatgttaggatacagttatatataataatgtaagatacacgacatcaccctcccccaaggtcttattgtctttaaaggttcagtctctcaggtggtctacgctcttgcgtggagcgtctgagttgtggttcagttgtttgccttggtgtttgtttttctttgggtgtggttgctggtatctcacctgggctgtctgtttcgattggtgtgattgttgttgatttgcctgggctgtctgttgggattgccctttcctcagattgttccctctgtctgtccaccaggtgtggtgcgagttccacattgtagtctgcctctggttccgcagtgttgttggtaaatctgcttttgacttggtcgacatgcctccggcaggttttgcctttgtccatttgtactaccagtagcctgtttccttccttgcccattactgtccctgcaagccatttgggacccctgccatagtttagtacaaacactttgtcccctatctcattccatctccccctcgaatttctgtcatggaactcagtcagcttacggcgctttgcctcaatgatttcatgcatgtctgggaggattaatgagagccttgtttttaaaagtccttttcatcaacagttgcgcgggggggatcccagtcagtgagtgcggacgagatctgtatgccagcagcagtcgcgacaggcgaccctgcagc is from Pristiophorus japonicus isolate sPriJap1 chromosome 6, sPriJap1.hap1, whole genome shotgun sequence and encodes:
- the LOC139265299 gene encoding uncharacterized protein isoform X1 yields the protein MGKKSRSRTRDNREKFGGLYNQGATCYLNTLLQTLYMTPEVKEAIIRFSEKTNEKLNKDTSICHQLKALFAQLDAKQTANTHGITRNLGMSQQEIFKQQDIEEYFRLLLNKVATENDGSCNILQIYQIKMINSLMCLNCNIEAPEECILLDIPLPICSFDHPRSFQSVNESFEEFLKVDSLCGDNMCYCETCQKKTETETRYYFESLPQILVLQLKRFEFDCFKMSFTKLHDCIEIPPTLTFQKKNKDIDKTEWHLISMESKEAANASLKKRPSFSLGPQPSKRSRNDESEEFPKLLEDESQQEVQEQEGPLQLNKHINSDCDETHEPRKDDSQQSYTTYELFAICDHSGGYGSGHYVACIKPVSSSKWYCFNDAYVTEMEDFISGAGHGSTVSKSGMACKRSSTAYMLMYRKEGGNSNLGDNVDDVKESNQPMTVRDENGSPELGAMGDGEGNHYLEQSNQPPAQNLEDFAEENATEAKEGNETMGGIEKSKCGMKEKERQSDVHLMEDFISGAGHGSTVSTSGMACKSSSTAYMLKYRKEEGNSNLGDNVDDVKESNQPMTMRDENGSPELGGMGDGKGNQPPAQNLEDPAEKNATEAKEGNETMGGIEKSKCAMKEKERQSQEMDVVKESGMAMKEKSTEIEEMVTSEKAQGGQCQIGSTENVMREKENVGHLKDSEGKAVENVTGTEKENRNATEIKSVMEENTLNLYESLTGDNAELKEELMENYADEKNIKEENETEEKHLYVQTEKMEDKRTVEENKHTIGQKKNKVEKEEQKRMEQTRQSKGLHLIEIEQPPGYKEQIGVEQNEYHSKMGENQNISEKESQSQEEEKKALLAETKKEEGRRKQTSVKKTSKKQKGNNSDLQENNIEESPETENGKAKFRNKKCFDTLNIFGNRQRKGKEKKTNKKSKVRCIACLRGTEEN
- the LOC139265299 gene encoding ABC transporter F family member 4-like isoform X3, which encodes MINSLMCLNCNIEAPEECILLDIPLPICSFDHPRSFQSVNESFEEFLKVDSLCGDNMCYCETCQKKTETETRYYFESLPQILVLQLKRFEFDCFKMSFTKLHDCIEIPPTLTFQKKNKDIDKTEWHLISMESKEAANASLKKRPSFSLGPQPSKRSRNDESEEFPKLLEDESQQEVQEQEGPLQLNKHINSDCDETHEPRKDDSQQSYTTYELFAICDHSGGYGSGHYVACIKPVSSSKWYCFNDAYVTEMEDFISGAGHGSTVSKSGMACKRSSTAYMLMYRKEGGNSNLGDNVDDVKESNQPMTVRDENGSPELGAMGDGEGNHYLEQSNQPPAQNLEDFAEENATEAKEGNETMGGIEKSKCGMKEKERQSDVHLMEDFISGAGHGSTVSTSGMACKSSSTAYMLKYRKEEGNSNLGDNVDDVKESNQPMTMRDENGSPELGGMGDGKGNQPPAQNLEDPAEKNATEAKEGNETMGGIEKSKCAMKEKERQSQEMDVVKESGMAMKEKSTEIEEMVTSEKAQGGQCQIGSTENVMREKENVGHLKDSEGKAVENVTGTEKENRNATEIKSVMEENTLNLYESLTGDNAELKEELMENYADEKNIKEENETEEKHLYVQTEKMEDKRTVEENKHTIGQKKNKVEKEEQKRMEQTRQSKGLHLIEIEQPPGYKEQIGVEQNEYHSKMGENQNISEKESQSQEEEKKALLAETKKEEGRRKQTSVKKTSKKQKGNNSDLQENNIEESPETENGKAKFRNKKCFDTLNIFGNRQRKGKEKKTNKKSKVRCIACLRGTEEN